Proteins encoded together in one Capricornis sumatraensis isolate serow.1 chromosome 3, serow.2, whole genome shotgun sequence window:
- the SPATA3 gene encoding spermatogenesis-associated protein 3: MKKGKRKKSETRRRGSTSQHASSESTPQQQSSESSSQQPVSGSSPRPPSPKPTSQLPSSGNSTPPQPAPRALPAPEVSHSHSARDVVSPDPKSKASSQSRKAGPLIRVGPRAVCSCSLCPGSSACWRRLGLCHSRIFDVLLPRAWPTMSGRGFPNLLTFYRRPPRKHSTHRNSRAPSPRNCCCGSGSPRSCLLHP, encoded by the exons ATGAAGAAGGGCAAGAGGAAGAAGTCAGAAACGAGGCGCCGGGGCTCCACCTCCCAGCACGCCAGCTCCGAATCCACCCCGCAGCAGCAGAGCTCAGAGTCCAGTTCCCAGCAGCCTGTCTCCGGATCCAGCCCGCGACCACCCAGCCCCAAGCCCACCTCGCAGCTGCCCAGCTCGGG CAACTCTACCCCCCCGCAGCCTGCACCCCGAGCCCTCCCAGCTCCAGAAGTCAGCCACAGCCACTCGGCTCGGGACGTCGTGTCTCCAGACCCCAAATCCAAAGCATCCTCTCAGTCCAGGAAAGCAG GGCCTCTGATTCGAGTGGGCCCGCGCGCAGTCTGTTCCTGTTCCCTTTGTCCCGGCAGCTCTGCTTGCTGGCGTCGTCTGGGCCTCTGCCACAGCCGCATCTTCGATGTCCTTCTGCCTCGGGCCTGGCCAACCATGTCAGGGAGAGGATTCCCAAACCTCCTCACCTTTTACAG AAGACCTCCAAGAAAACATTCCACTCATCGTAATTCGCGTGCTCCGAGCCCTCGGAACTGTTGCTGTGGCTCTGGGAGCCCTAGGAGCTGCCTACTACATCCTTGA